The DNA window TTTCAGGCTGAATTCGAAGATAAATCCAAAACTAAATTTAATGAGTAAACGAAAAATTGTATGGCCATTCAAGGATAGGCCAGACGCTAAAACATCGACGCATCAATTGAATACCGTGCAGGAGGCATGCTCCTGGAATCCGAGAAAATGTAATGGCAGCGACAATACCTCCCCCCTTTGAAGGAATAAGAACAATTCAGCGGCCGCAGGCCGGGGTTCGGGATATAATGTACCCATAAGTGTGGACACGAAACGAAGTGGGGGCCCCATCTTTTAGACATCCCCCACGCCCCGTTTCCCATATCGTGGACACACCTTATGGAAGGACTGGGGGCGTATCCAGCCCGGGATTATGGCCAGAACATCCCTTTCCCTTCGACACATTCGGTCGCCTATGGTATTCTTAAGCAAGAACAGGAGGAATCCCATGATCAAAAATCTTTTTACCGCTGAACAGGTTCTGATGCTGCGTGAAAACCCTTACACCTACCGGGTGGACCAGTCCCGCTTAGCTTTTACCAAAGAATTCAAGGAGCTCTTTTATTCGGAGTATCAGGCAGGGGCGCCTCCCCGGCAGATCCTGGCAAAATACGGCTATGATCCCGCCATTCTCGGTCAGCGGAGGGTATGGGGCATTTCCGGCCATATCCGGGAGCAGTACAACAAATATGGCGGTTTCCACGAAGGGAGTGTCCCTTTCAGCAGGGCCAAACCCGCCTCTTCGGACTCTGGTATGCCGGTATCGGAGAAAGAAGAACTCAAACAGCTCCGGCACGAAGTGGATTACCTAAAACAGGAAGTTGCCTTTCTAAAAAAAATTTCCTCCATCCGGACCACAAGGAAGTAGGGGCATGGCTTATGAACGATTCTTCCTGTGTATTCGAAATCATCTGTAACACCCTGCAGCAAAGCTCAAATGCCCTTTCGGTGAAAGAACTTTGTTCCACCGCCGGTGTTTCCAGGAGCGGTTACTATGCCTGGCTAAAGGCGGCCCCGGCCAGGGAGCTTCAGGAACAGAAGGACCGTGCGGATTTTGAACGGATCCTGGCGGCTTACCGGCTCCATGGTTATACAAAAGGGGCCAAAGGCATCTATATGGCCCTGCTTCATATGACCCCTCCGGCCGTCATGAACCTGAAAAAAATACGGAGGCTGATGGATAAGTTCCAGCTTTCCTGCCCACACCGTGGCCCCAACCCTTATAAAAGGATGGCAAGAGCCCTGAAAACCAGCCATGTCGCCGATAACCTGCTAAAGCGGGAGTTCGACTGCTATGGTCCCAGGATGGTCCTGTTAACCGATATCACTTACCTGCCTTATAACGGGACCTCTGCTTATTTATCAACGGTCCTGGATGCCTTCACCCGGCAGATCCTTTCGTATGTGCTGAGCGAATCCCTGGAAGTGGATTTTGTCCTTGAAACGGTGAAGCGGCTGGTTAAAAACCATGGGATTTCCCTTAAGGCGGAAACCATTCTCCACAGTGACCAGGGCTGCCATTATACCAGCTACCGATTCATCCGCATCCTTTCCGACAAGAAGCTGCGCCAATCCATGTCACGCCGGGGAAACTGCTGGGACAATGCCCCACAGGAAAGTTTCTTTGGCCATATGAAAGATCACATCCGGGCGAAACTGGCCCAATGCGGGACCTTTCGCGAAGTACAGTCCCTCATTGATGACTATATGGAGTATTACAATAACCGGCGTTATCAATGGCAACTTGCAAAGCTTGCCCCAAATGAGTTTTACGATTTTATCACCACCGGTGAATATCCACTGGATATTTCAAACGTACCGGCACTTCCGGCGATTGCCCGGAAACCGGAGGAACTTGGTGCCAGTGCGGGCCCCTCCCGCACAGAGAATCACCCAAACCAATAGAATATCATGGCATGGGAGAGAGTGTGTCTAAGAATCGGGATACCTTTTGAGCCGATTGTCCAACCGAGTGGAGGCCTTCTGTTTTGGTGTCCATAATCAAGGTTGCACTGAAGAGAGGATGTCTAAAAATTGGGCGCCCCACTTCATAAAGTGTCCTTGACAAAGGGGACAGTTCAGGATGGCGACAACCTTCGCGTCTTCAGTCCCGGCCATAACCTTCCCGTGGGGAATCCGGGAGAAAAAGATTCCGGAGGGAACCTGGGAGTCCATTGGTACTTACCGAGGTCTTTTCGAGGTTAGTACCATTATGTACTCCAAAGAGCGCAAGCGTTTCCCGCAGGAACTTTTTCTGCCCGGATTCCCCACCCGCGACAACCTCCAAACCGGGACTGAAGACTCACACCCTCCCCCTCACCATCCCGCCCCCCGACCGTTCCGGCGGCGTTCTCATTATTCAACTCTTCTTTTATGTTCTTCCCAGGCCTTCTCGAGCAGCTCCGGTTTTTCGAACAGACGGAGCGCTGTGAGAGCCAGTACCTTTGCAGCCGTTATCATCCCCTTTTCTCCGATGGAGCACCCGGTCTGGGAGACCATCTGCCAGCTGTGCCCCGGTGTCCCCGCCGCACAGCAGGCCGTGTAAAGCTGCACGGTGGGAACAAGGTAACTCACATCCCCCACATCGGTACTCACCGGAAGACAGCCGCCGGTTCCCTCATAGGGAGTGAGCTTTCCGGAGATTGGTTCCTGCCGTCTGTCTTTATCACCGCCCATATCACGGGCGTTCTCTGAATAAGTCCGGCGGAGACGGGCGGCAAGCTCCCTCTCCTTTTCCGTATAGACGGGAAGTTCCACTTTCTGAAGCTGCTCCCAGGCGATCCGGTTCAGGCAGTCATTGGGGACATAATCGCTGTAACTGTTTCCGTCCTCCATCTCCACTTCCGTATCCGTCATCATCGCCGCTCCGCGGGCCGCACGGAGCAATCTGTCTTTCAGCTCCTCCGCCTGCTCCCTCTTAGGCGCCCTCACCTCATAGGCAGCCGATGCCCTGGCGGGAATCACATTGGGGGCCGTCCCTCCCGTGTCGGTGATGGCATAGTGGATTCTGGCCTCAGGAATGATGTGTTCCCTCATAAAATTAGCGGCAATGTTAAGGAGTTCCAGGGCATCCAGCGCACTCCGCCCCATATGAGGACAGGATGAGGCATGGGCGGACTTACCGGTAAAATGGAAACTCATGCACAAATCCGCCAGGGACCCCCTCCCCTCGATTCCGTTAAAATCCATCGGATGCCAGGTCAGCGCAGCGTCCAGTCCCAGAAAGCAGCCCGCTTTTGCCATGTGGACTTTCCCGCAGCCCTCCTCCTCGCCGGGACAGCCATAATATCTGACCGTCCCCTTAAGGCCATGTTCCTCCATATATTCCTTTACCGCCACGGCCGCAGCCAGAGAACCGCAGCCGAGAAGATTATGGCCGCAGCCATGGCCATTCCCATATTCCTCTTCCGGCCCCTTTTCGGCAGTTCCGGCTCTCTGTGACAGCCCTTCCAGGGCGTCAAATTCACCCAGAAAACCGATAACGGGACTGCCTTCTCCGAAGCTCCCCACAAAAGCGGTGGGGATTCCGGCCAGATTCTTTTCCACGCAGAAACCATTTTCCTGAAGAACCCGGCAGAGCGCCGAAGCAGAACGCTCCTCCTCCATCCCGGTCTCCGCATAATTCCATATCTCCCTGCTGAGCCCTGTAAACTCTTCTTCCCGCCTTTTCGTGAAACCGTCTATCCATCGGAGTTTCTCTTCCATTCTATTTCACCTTTCCCTGTGTTCTCTCTAAATTCCAATCGCCACCGCAATGGTCAGCATGACAGCCTGCAGTACAAACATCATTCCAAAGAGCTTTGCCACAAACTTCAGCCAGCGGTCCATTCCAATTCCCATGACTCCGCAGGTGATTGCCACGGCCGTCGGCCAGAACACGTTGGAGAATGCGTCGCCGAACTGGAATGCCATAATGGCTATGTAACGGCTCAGGCCCACAAGATCCGCAAGCGGAGCCATAATCGGTATCATTACAACCGCCTGTCCGGTTCCGGACGGGATAAACATATTTACAATATTCTGCACCGCCAGCATCCCGAAGGCAGACAGGCCGCGCGGCAGGCTCTGCACCAGATTCGCCATCCATAAGACAACCGTGTCGATAATTCCTCCCTGTGTCAGAATCACCTCAATCGAGCGGGCAAAACCAATCATCAGCACGGCAAAAATCATTCCTTTGGAGGATTCGATAAAGGCCTCCGCCAGCTCCGTCAAATCCATCCTGTTGGCAAAGCCGGTGATAATCATAAATCCGAGGAACAGAGCAGCCAGCTCCGTCAGGTAAAACCCATACTTTGTCACCCCGACGGCCAGCGCGGCAATCAGAATTCCAAAGAGAGCCAGCGTCACCTTCTGCCGTCCGGAAAACGGAAGCGCTACCATCTCCTCACGAGACATGGAAACCGCGTCTTCCTTCACTCCGTACAGAACGCTCTTCTTCGGGTCTTTTTTAATTTTTTCCGCATAGTGCATCAGATAGAGGGTCGTACAGGCCGTAAAAACAACGAGCGTCACACAGCGGAATACCGTCAGCATCGGAGTTGTGATCGGCACTCCTGCAATACCGCTGGCAATGCCGACGTTAAACGGGTTAAAGATAGCCCCGGCGCAGCCCGTCACCGTTCCCAATTCCACGATCCCGGCTCCCACCACCCTGTCATATCCCAGGGAGAGTGCGATCGCCACAAACAGAGGAATAAATCCCCAGGCCTCCTCATGCATTCCAAATGTCGCCCCGCCAACTGCAAAGAGGCAGGTAAAAATAGGAATCAGCAGATAATCTTTATCCTTCATCTTCCTGAGTATTGCTCCCACAAGCGCATTGAGCGTGCCGCTTTTCATCAGGATTCCCACATAGCCGCAGGCAAAAAGAAGGAAAAAGCTGATATCGGCTGAAGCGACAAATCCTTCATAGATACATTCCAAAAGCCTCCACGGCCCTACCGGGTTCGCAGGAATCCTCGCATAGCTGCCGGGAATTACAAGCGCCCTCCCCAGCGCCTCATCCATCTCCCTTTTAAACGCCCCGGAAGGAAGAATCCATGTCAAAACTGCACTTACCACAATGATGAAAAATATAATGATATAAGGATGTGGTATTCTCATTGCTTTCTTTTCTTTCATTTTTGTACCCCCGTTTTTATTTTAGTATACTTTTAGTACAGTACCTTATATCAAATATGCTACCACACCACCCGGGTAAAGTCAACGGGAGATCTACCGGTAATATTCACAAAAAAACTGCTGCGTTTTTATGCAACAGTTCTTAAAATTTTCCTAAAATAA is part of the [Clostridium] symbiosum genome and encodes:
- a CDS encoding HTH domain-containing protein, with protein sequence MIKNLFTAEQVLMLRENPYTYRVDQSRLAFTKEFKELFYSEYQAGAPPRQILAKYGYDPAILGQRRVWGISGHIREQYNKYGGFHEGSVPFSRAKPASSDSGMPVSEKEELKQLRHEVDYLKQEVAFLKKISSIRTTRK
- a CDS encoding IS3 family transposase, with protein sequence MNDSSCVFEIICNTLQQSSNALSVKELCSTAGVSRSGYYAWLKAAPARELQEQKDRADFERILAAYRLHGYTKGAKGIYMALLHMTPPAVMNLKKIRRLMDKFQLSCPHRGPNPYKRMARALKTSHVADNLLKREFDCYGPRMVLLTDITYLPYNGTSAYLSTVLDAFTRQILSYVLSESLEVDFVLETVKRLVKNHGISLKAETILHSDQGCHYTSYRFIRILSDKKLRQSMSRRGNCWDNAPQESFFGHMKDHIRAKLAQCGTFREVQSLIDDYMEYYNNRRYQWQLAKLAPNEFYDFITTGEYPLDISNVPALPAIARKPEELGASAGPSRTENHPNQ
- a CDS encoding M20 family metallopeptidase, translated to MEEKLRWIDGFTKRREEEFTGLSREIWNYAETGMEEERSASALCRVLQENGFCVEKNLAGIPTAFVGSFGEGSPVIGFLGEFDALEGLSQRAGTAEKGPEEEYGNGHGCGHNLLGCGSLAAAVAVKEYMEEHGLKGTVRYYGCPGEEEGCGKVHMAKAGCFLGLDAALTWHPMDFNGIEGRGSLADLCMSFHFTGKSAHASSCPHMGRSALDALELLNIAANFMREHIIPEARIHYAITDTGGTAPNVIPARASAAYEVRAPKREQAEELKDRLLRAARGAAMMTDTEVEMEDGNSYSDYVPNDCLNRIAWEQLQKVELPVYTEKERELAARLRRTYSENARDMGGDKDRRQEPISGKLTPYEGTGGCLPVSTDVGDVSYLVPTVQLYTACCAAGTPGHSWQMVSQTGCSIGEKGMITAAKVLALTALRLFEKPELLEKAWEEHKRRVE
- a CDS encoding Na+/H+ antiporter NhaC family protein, giving the protein MKEKKAMRIPHPYIIIFFIIVVSAVLTWILPSGAFKREMDEALGRALVIPGSYARIPANPVGPWRLLECIYEGFVASADISFFLLFACGYVGILMKSGTLNALVGAILRKMKDKDYLLIPIFTCLFAVGGATFGMHEEAWGFIPLFVAIALSLGYDRVVGAGIVELGTVTGCAGAIFNPFNVGIASGIAGVPITTPMLTVFRCVTLVVFTACTTLYLMHYAEKIKKDPKKSVLYGVKEDAVSMSREEMVALPFSGRQKVTLALFGILIAALAVGVTKYGFYLTELAALFLGFMIITGFANRMDLTELAEAFIESSKGMIFAVLMIGFARSIEVILTQGGIIDTVVLWMANLVQSLPRGLSAFGMLAVQNIVNMFIPSGTGQAVVMIPIMAPLADLVGLSRYIAIMAFQFGDAFSNVFWPTAVAITCGVMGIGMDRWLKFVAKLFGMMFVLQAVMLTIAVAIGI